A section of the Ranitomeya imitator isolate aRanImi1 chromosome 7, aRanImi1.pri, whole genome shotgun sequence genome encodes:
- the MAP2 gene encoding microtubule-associated protein 2 isoform X20 encodes MTDNRQDEPKSSHWAPRQLSEASPLPHATDMKEQGGAGDGMVHSSNGIPFRGTEARGYGERALQDSHPTSKENGINGEMPSGDSETAEEVSARIVQVVTADAVAVLRGEQEKEVQLKGPPGDLPLAAEDTTNLPPSPPPSPASEQMGTVEEEETVKGLLPEKEEEEAQGGESKPTESSIVGLSEVQTDSGSDETQPHEEHVVCQISDDNNIAKHESDFSAVLLPSLPGEDVFSASKMGAQGQLDSLPYSVEAVDTVEDIQKTKTEEKSKQDTMGLESSEKDEKKSEKEDEKFPSALQISSTAVMFSVPHVYSFSVEPCTPTSPEAEQLDFSRVEVESKDNLSPDHSTSENENIFSSFRSSHSEMSLQHSSLLDQTVTEAVEEDISTTKPDILDATKDRAGDSYQGEADTINVTSIQKQENIPSSDVSNIVLEKESDKYIEDRGDGHSKTDILGQSDIPVKQDEAIVSKSNENSEQLKDISNKESSIKDITSSQDELISSTAKGHLEMHDTEKMDVPLVSSTDPLPHEEKELVVSEIQSDSKALHDPKIKLDEDKSGMSTYFETSALKEQALGSNVQQSSDYYELTDVKEPPYEACSIPHIAKGDDEEVEEEEEEEDLASMPDKKSSATAQDVGYSSLTTTKLQSTISSGDRLFTIDPNIYSDKSQFLSKNKDDLTLSRSLGLGGRSAIEQRSMSINLPMSCLDSIALGFTYARAHDLSPLATDILSNTSGSLDEGDEADFPATTPALEKAPSFPEEQEQEEEEEEKEETVKDTVKERFELEPLCESQYPAKEYYKNGTIMAPDLPEMLDLTGPRSRLDSGSTESDAARRKSASSEIIIDESNVSQQATVIEGTNLLVKTDSQQEELGYCVFNKYTVPLPSPVQDSENISGGMSTLYESHAVDPSIIQVKLAAAEKLGKERQDSTGDTVSVGWESESEKMICEIKLGSMGEKVEEQIDLKESQDTVEQKTQLDNVEAVIVEGKDSFSKMSIEKDDEVNRDDNISVHASKEESTAKESEIDTCPITVSDLEETKLSTEETFSHQQVTESTKAEPQAQKESETENETQDTKESNSALVKEEAEEEVSPVKEVSKLSELDLKEKGAKPDLVHQEAVDKEESYESSGEPEQAPDTSQDVTTTDVQKPDSSEASTNITNEPSENIVTSAPETEKDGTEEVQIEKLCEPQEEQTVETVITKDEMDLEVQAVGDKAVVVDDKEDLEVEVIEECSKDIPLEIPQQSGEEDKEPSAECLEEATAIIESVVMVEEDFIQVVQTATDESENLSHNVRFAASEASETEERHMTEEEEEEEEEEEVLEEESHEEPREGSPCMLASPDQETEYKTETQDDYKDETTIDDSVLDTDSIWVDTQDEDRSLMTEGIEPIPKEEKVEREIQKVPVERHRKDKPFKTGRGRISTPERKISKRDLSATSRDEARRKKAVLKKTEIGKKSDAQPHSPSRKVILKPAVKQSRPAHQGCVRRKPAELMITFACKSHKRALVVSWHSDLVLS; translated from the exons CTGCAGAAGATACAACtaatcttcctccttctcctcctccatcaCCAGCTTCAGAACAGATGGGAACAGTGGAGGAAG AAGAGACAGTTAAGGGTCTTCTGCCTgagaaagaagaggaggaagcGCAGGGGGGAGAAAGCAAACCTACGGAGTCCTCCATCGTGGGTCTAAGCGAGGTCCAAACAGATTCAGGCTCTGATGAGACACAACCCCATGAAGAACATGTTGTTTGCCAAATAAGCGATGACAATAATATTGCAAAACATGAGAGTGACTTCTCTGCTGTTTTGTTGCCTTCCTTACCAGGGGAAG ATGTATTTTCAGCCTCGAAGATGGGGGCACAAGGACAGTTGGATTCTCTGCCCTACTCTGTGGAAGCTGTAGACACTGTTGAAGATATTCAGAAAACTAAGACTGAAGAAAAGAGTAAGCAAGATACTATGGGACTAGAATCTTCAGAGAAGGATGAAAAGAAATCCGAGAAAGAAGATGAGAAATTTCCATCAGCGCTACAGATCTCTAGCACTGCTGTCATGTTTTCAGTGCCACACGTTTACTCATTTTCTGTAGAGCCTTGTACTCCAACATCTCCCGAAGCTGAACAACTTGACTTTAGCAGGGTTGAGGTTGAAAGCAAAGACAATCTTTCACCAGACCACTCAACCAGCGAGAATGAAAATATTTTCTCTAGTTTTCGGTCAAGTCATAGTGAAATGTCTTTGCAACATTCTTCTTTATTAGACCAGACTGTGACAGAAGCGGTTGAAGAAGATATAAGTACAACTAAGCCAGATATTTTAGATGCAACCAAAGATAGAGCAGGTGATAGCTACCAGGGAGAGGCAGACACTATTAACGTTACAAGTATTCAGAAACAAGAAAACATCCCAAGTTCAGATGTATCTAACATTGTTCTTGAGAAAGAATCTGATAAATATATTGAAGACAGGGGTGACGGTCATTCCAAGACAGATATCCTTGGTCAATCAGACATTCCAGTAAAACAAGACGAGGCAATTGTTAGCAAATCTAATGAGAACTCAGAGCAGCTGAAAGACATTTCTAATAAAGAGTCCAGCATAAAAGATATAACCAGTAGTCAAGATGAGCTGATAAGCTCAACAGCTAAAGGTCACCTTGAAATGCACGATACAGAGAAAATGGATGTGCCACTGGTGAGTAGTACAGACCCACTTCCACATGAGGAAAAGGAACTAGTTGTATCAGAGATTCAAAGTGACAGCAAAGCTCTACATGATCCAAAAATTAAACTCGATGAAGATAAGTCTGGAATGTCTACATATTTTGAAACATCTGCATTGAAAGAGCAAGCCTTAGGGAGTAATGTCCAACAGAGCAGTGATTACTATGAGCTGACCGATGTCAAAGAACCACCATATGAAGCCTGCTCAATACCACATATAGCCAAAGgtgatgatgaagaagtagaagaagaagaagaagaagaagacttaGCCTCAATGCCTGATAAAAAAAGCAGTGCCACAGCTCAAGATGTTGGTTATAGCTCACTTACAACTACAAAACTTCAGTCAACTATATCATCAGGAGATCGTCTTTTTACAATTGATCCAAATATTTATTCTGACAAATCACAATTCCTTAGTAAAAATAAAGATGATCTAACCCTGAGCCGCAGTTTAGGACTTGGTGGTAGATCTGCCATTGAGCAGAGAAGTATGTCCATAAATCTCCCCATGTCTTGTCTTGACTCCATAGCACTAGGCTTCACTTATGCCCGTGCCCACGATCTCTCCCCACTGGCTACTGATATTCTTTCTAACACAAGTGGAAGCTTGGATGAAGGAGATGAAGCTGATTTTCCAGCAACCACTCCTGCATTAGAAAAAGCGCCTTCATTCCCAGAAGAACaggaacaggaggaagaggaggaagagaaagaAGAAACAGTTAAAGACACAGTAAAAGAACGATTTGAGCTAGAGCCATTATGTGAATCCCAGTACCCAGCAAAAGAGTACTACAAAAATGGTACAATTATGGCACCTGACTTGCCTGAAATGTTAGATTTAACAGGCCCCAGGTCCAGATTAGATTCAGGTAGTACAGAGTCTGATGCTGCTAGAAGAAAATCTGCAAGTTCTGAAATCATTATAGATGAAAGTAATGTAAGCCAACAAGCAACTGTGATAGAAGGTACCAACCTTCTTGTAAAGACAGATAGCCAGCAAGAAGAATTGGGCTACTGTGTTTTTAATAAATACACTGTCCCTCTGCCATCCCCTGTACAAGACAGTGAAAATATAAGTGGTGGCATGTCTACCCTCTATGAAAGTCATGCTGTAGACCCATCCATTATTCAGGTAAAACTTGCTGCTGCAGAGAAGCTTGGAAAAGAAAGGCAGGACTCTACAGGTGACACTGTTTCTGTGGGATGGGAGTCAGAGTCTGAAAAAATGATTTGTGAGATTAAGCTTGGCAGTATGGGTGAAAAGGTTGAGGAACAGATTGATTTAAAGGAAAGTCAGGATACAGTTGAGCAAAAAACGCAACTGGACAATGTCGAAGCTGTAATAGTAGAGGGAAAAGATTCATTCTCAAAGATGTCAATTGAAAAGGATGATGAAGTAAATAGAGATGATAATATATCTGTTCATGCCTCAAAAGAAGAATCCACAGCTAAAGAGTCTGAAATTGATACATGCCCTATAACTGTGTCAGATCTGGAAGAAACAAAGTTGTCTACTGAGGAAACATTTAGTCACCAACAGGTGACCGAATCAACCAAAGCTGAGCCACAGGCACAGAAGGAATCTGAGACAGAAAATGAAACTCAAGATACTAAGGAATCCAATTCTGCTTTGGTGAAAGAAGAAGCTGAGGAAGAAGTTTCTCCAGTTAAAGAAGTCTCCAAGCTTTCTGAATTGGACTTGAAAGAGAAAGGTGCAAAACCCGACTTAGTGCATCAAGAAGCTGTTGACAAAGAAGAATCTTATGAATCCAGTGGAGAGCCAGAACAAGCCCCAGATACATCTCAAGATGTAACCACCACTGATGTACAGAAACCAGACAGCAGTGAAGCCTCTACAAACATCACAAATGAGCCATCAGAAAATATTGTTACTTCAGCACCTGAGACTGAGAAAGATGGCACAGAGGAAGTGCAAATTGAAAAATTGTGTGAACCTCAGGAAGAACAAACTGTTGAAACAGTAATAACAAAAGatgaaatggacctggaggtccaGGCTGTAGGTGATAAAGCAGTGGTTGTAGATGATAAGGAGGACCTTGAGGTAGAAGTGATTGAGGAGTGCAGCAAAGATATACCACTAGAAATACCACAGCAGTCTGGAGAAGAAGATAAAGAGCCATCTGCAGAATGTCTGGAGGAAGCAACAGCTATTATTGAGTCAGTAGTCATGGTAGAAGAGGACTTTATTCAAGTAGTACAAACTGCTACAGATGAAAGTGAAAATTTGTCTCACAATGTCCGCTTTGCAGCATCTGAGGCTTCGGAAACAGAAGAAAGGCACAtgacagaagaagaggaggaagaagaagaagaggaagaagtacTAGAAGAAGAGTCTCATGAAGAACCCAGAGAAGGTTCACCTTGTATGCTTGCCTCTCCAGATCAAGAAACTGAATACAAGACAGAAACTCAGGATGATTACAAAGATGAGACCACCATAGATGATTCAGTATTGGATACAGACAGCATCTGGGTGGACACGCAAG atgaggacaggAGCCTTATGACTGAAGGAATAGAACCCATTCCTAAGGAGGAGAAGGTTGAGCGAGAAATCCAGAAGGTTCCTGTTGAAAGACACAGGAAAGATAAGCCTTTCAAGACTGGCCGAGGTCGCATTTCAACACCTGAAAGGAAAATAAGTAAAAGGGATCTTAGCGCAACCTCCAGAGATGAAGCGAGACGGAAAAAAG CAGTTCTAAAGAAAACAGAAATTGGTAAAAAATCAGATGCTCAGCCCCACTCTCCCTCCAGGAAAGTAATTTTAAAACCTGCGGTCAAGCAGTCTAGACCGGCCCATCAGGGCTGCGTGAGGAGGAAGCCGGCAG AACTCATGATCACATTCGCTTGCAAGAGCCATAAGCGTGCATTGGTTGTATCTTGGCATAGTGACTTAGTGCTTTCTTAG